In Ascaphus truei isolate aAscTru1 chromosome 5, aAscTru1.hap1, whole genome shotgun sequence, one genomic interval encodes:
- the ATP5F1C gene encoding ATP synthase F(1) complex subunit gamma, mitochondrial isoform X1, whose protein sequence is MFARGSVLIFQPQWGQVRSMATLKDITLRLKSIKNIQKITKSMKMVAAAKYTRAERELKNARVYGTGSLALYEKAEIKAPEDKKKHLLVGVSSDRGLCGGIHSSVAKNIKNEISVLSSSGKEVMVVGIGDKLRGILQRSHGGYLLLTFKEMGRKPPTFGDASFIASELLNAGYEFDQGSVVYNRFRSVISYKTEEKPFFSIDTVSNSESISIYDDIDADVLRNYQEFTLANIIYYTLKESSASEQSARMTAMDGASKNASEIIEKLTLKFNRTRQSVITKELIEIISGAAALN, encoded by the exons gGGCCAAGTCAGAAGCATGGCAACTTTGAAGGACA TTACATTACGTTTAAAGTCCATCAAGAACATCCAAAAGATTACGAAGTCCATGAAGATGGTGGCAGCAGCCAAGTACACACGGGCTGAGCGCGAACTGAAGAATGCTCGAGTCTATGGAACGGGATCTCTGG CTCTGTATGAGAAAGCTGAAATTAAAGCTCCAGAAGACAAGAAGAAGCATCTCCTCGTCGGCGTCTCCTCTGATCGAGGTCTCTGTGGCGGTATCCACTCCTCCGTggcaaaaaacattaaaaatgaaatttCCGTCCTGTCCAGTTCTGGGAAAGAAGTGATGGTGGTTGGAATTGGGGACAAGCTGAGAGGTATCCTTCAAAG GTCGCATGGTGGATACTTGCTTCTGACCTTTAAGGAAATGGGCAGAAAACCTCCCACTTTCGGTGATGCTTCTTTCATTGCCTCAGAGCTGCTGAACGCCGGCTACGAGTTTGACCAAGGATCTGTAGTGTACAACCGATTCAG GTCCGTCATCTCCTACAAGACAGAGGAAAAGCCCTTTTTCTCCATTGACACGGTCTCCAATTCCG AAAGTATCAGTATCTATGATGATATTGATGCCGATGTGCTGAGAAACTACCAGGAGTTTACTTTGGCGAATATCATCTATTACACATTGAAAGAGTCAAGTGCCAGTGAGCAGAGCGCCAGGATGACTGCGATGGACGGCGCCAGCAAGAATGCTT CTGAGATCATTGAGAAACTGACCTTAAAGTTCAACCGTACTCGTCAATCTGTCATCACCAAGGAGCTCATAGAGATCATCTCCGGAGCTGCTGCTCT GAACTGA
- the ATP5F1C gene encoding ATP synthase F(1) complex subunit gamma, mitochondrial isoform X3, with protein sequence MFARGSVLIFQPQWGQVRSMATLKDITLRLKSIKNIQKITKSMKMVAAAKYTRAERELKNARVYGTGSLALYEKAEIKAPEDKKKHLLVGVSSDRGLCGGIHSSVAKNIKNEISVLSSSGKEVMVVGIGDKLRGILQRSHGGYLLLTFKEMGRKPPTFGDASFIASELLNAGYEFDQGSVVYNRFRSVISYKTEEKPFFSIDTVSNSESISIYDDIDADVLRNYQEFTLANIIYYTLKESSASEQSARMTAMDGASKNASEIIEKLTLKFNRTRQSVITKELIEIISGAAAL encoded by the exons gGGCCAAGTCAGAAGCATGGCAACTTTGAAGGACA TTACATTACGTTTAAAGTCCATCAAGAACATCCAAAAGATTACGAAGTCCATGAAGATGGTGGCAGCAGCCAAGTACACACGGGCTGAGCGCGAACTGAAGAATGCTCGAGTCTATGGAACGGGATCTCTGG CTCTGTATGAGAAAGCTGAAATTAAAGCTCCAGAAGACAAGAAGAAGCATCTCCTCGTCGGCGTCTCCTCTGATCGAGGTCTCTGTGGCGGTATCCACTCCTCCGTggcaaaaaacattaaaaatgaaatttCCGTCCTGTCCAGTTCTGGGAAAGAAGTGATGGTGGTTGGAATTGGGGACAAGCTGAGAGGTATCCTTCAAAG GTCGCATGGTGGATACTTGCTTCTGACCTTTAAGGAAATGGGCAGAAAACCTCCCACTTTCGGTGATGCTTCTTTCATTGCCTCAGAGCTGCTGAACGCCGGCTACGAGTTTGACCAAGGATCTGTAGTGTACAACCGATTCAG GTCCGTCATCTCCTACAAGACAGAGGAAAAGCCCTTTTTCTCCATTGACACGGTCTCCAATTCCG AAAGTATCAGTATCTATGATGATATTGATGCCGATGTGCTGAGAAACTACCAGGAGTTTACTTTGGCGAATATCATCTATTACACATTGAAAGAGTCAAGTGCCAGTGAGCAGAGCGCCAGGATGACTGCGATGGACGGCGCCAGCAAGAATGCTT CTGAGATCATTGAGAAACTGACCTTAAAGTTCAACCGTACTCGTCAATCTGTCATCACCAAGGAGCTCATAGAGATCATCTCCGGAGCTGCTGCTCTGTAA
- the ATP5F1C gene encoding ATP synthase F(1) complex subunit gamma, mitochondrial isoform X2, translated as MFARGSVLIFQPQWGQVRSMATLKDITLRLKSIKNIQKITKSMKMVAAAKYTRAERELKNARVYGTGSLALYEKAEIKAPEDKKKHLLVGVSSDRGLCGGIHSSVAKNIKNEISVLSSSGKEVMVVGIGDKLRGILQRSHGGYLLLTFKEMGRKPPTFGDASFIASELLNAGYEFDQGSVVYNRFRSVISYKTEEKPFFSIDTVSNSESISIYDDIDADVLRNYQEFTLANIIYYTLKESSASEQSARMTAMDGASKNASEIIEKLTLKFNRTRQSVITKELIEIISGAAAL; from the exons gGGCCAAGTCAGAAGCATGGCAACTTTGAAGGACA TTACATTACGTTTAAAGTCCATCAAGAACATCCAAAAGATTACGAAGTCCATGAAGATGGTGGCAGCAGCCAAGTACACACGGGCTGAGCGCGAACTGAAGAATGCTCGAGTCTATGGAACGGGATCTCTGG CTCTGTATGAGAAAGCTGAAATTAAAGCTCCAGAAGACAAGAAGAAGCATCTCCTCGTCGGCGTCTCCTCTGATCGAGGTCTCTGTGGCGGTATCCACTCCTCCGTggcaaaaaacattaaaaatgaaatttCCGTCCTGTCCAGTTCTGGGAAAGAAGTGATGGTGGTTGGAATTGGGGACAAGCTGAGAGGTATCCTTCAAAG GTCGCATGGTGGATACTTGCTTCTGACCTTTAAGGAAATGGGCAGAAAACCTCCCACTTTCGGTGATGCTTCTTTCATTGCCTCAGAGCTGCTGAACGCCGGCTACGAGTTTGACCAAGGATCTGTAGTGTACAACCGATTCAG GTCCGTCATCTCCTACAAGACAGAGGAAAAGCCCTTTTTCTCCATTGACACGGTCTCCAATTCCG AAAGTATCAGTATCTATGATGATATTGATGCCGATGTGCTGAGAAACTACCAGGAGTTTACTTTGGCGAATATCATCTATTACACATTGAAAGAGTCAAGTGCCAGTGAGCAGAGCGCCAGGATGACTGCGATGGACGGCGCCAGCAAGAATGCTT CTGAGATCATTGAGAAACTGACCTTAAAGTTCAACCGTACTCGTCAATCTGTCATCACCAAGGAGCTCATAGAGATCATCTCCGGAGCTGCTGCTCT ATAA